The proteins below come from a single Salvelinus alpinus chromosome 18, SLU_Salpinus.1, whole genome shotgun sequence genomic window:
- the LOC139544435 gene encoding leucine-rich repeat-containing protein 19-like isoform X2 — MAASELLLLWLVSTLLTTGGAGTEDQLVTTGGAGTEDQLVTTGGAGTEDQLVTTGGAGAEDQLVTTGGAGTEDQLAVNCSNKTLQFIPSNYSQTITKLILSNNLIELSSADEAALRNYSNLIELHLDGNRLTDLPGKLFEAMSKLEVLNLSHNNISRVEPKALAGLVNLRQLDLSYNRLQSLPLHLLDDLKKLSILRLGGNTLRDLDISVERNPLKVLDLKENPWNCSCVFLNRIKSITDSKDQISVDRGSGVPVVGNTWKFLLGVVAIALTTSMLLVCAVKSPSWYKLLFNYRHQRLRDEEDADVYTTGRYSTFSLDTEQTETSAHELDHGLDELDNEEDGYIEDRYIETEVYEDNTEP, encoded by the exons ATGGCTGCAAGTGAACTACTGCTACTGTGGCTGGTGAGCACACTGCTGACTACTGGAGGAGCTGGGACTGAGGACCAACTGGTGACTACTGGAGGAGCTGGGACTGAGGACCAACTGGTGACTACTGGAGGAGCTGGGACTGAGGACCAACTGGTGACTACTGGAGGAGCTGGGGCTGAGGACCAACTGGTGACTACTGGAGGAGCTGGGACTGAGGACCAACTG GCTGTGAACTGTAGCAACAAGACACTGCAATTCATACCCTCAAATTACAGTCAAACCATCACCAAACTAATTCTGAGCAATAACCTCATAGAGCTGTCCAGCGCTGATGAAGCTGCTCTGAGGAACTACTCCAATCTGATTGAGCTCCATCTAGATGGTAACAGGTTGACTGACCTGCCAGGGAAGCTGTTTGAGGCCATGTCAAAGCTGGAGGTCCTCAACCTGTCCCACAATAACATCAGTAGAGTGGAGCCGAAGGCGTTGGCTGGCCTGGTTAACCTGAGGCAGCTGGACCTGTCCTACAATCGTCTACAGTCACTACCTCTACATCTACTGGATGATTTAAAGAAGCTGTCTATCCTCAGGCTCGGGGGGAACACACTGCGGGACTTAGACATCTCTGTGGAGAGGAATCCTTTAAAGGTGCTAGATCTGAAGGAGAATCCCTGGAACTGCTCTTGTGTATTTCTCAACCGGATTAAATCGATTACCGACTCAAAGGACCAGATAA gcgtGGACCGTGGCAGTGGGGTGCCAGTGGTGGGGAACACCTGGAAGTTTCTCCTGGGTGTGGTAGCCATCGCCCTGACCACCTCTATGCTCCTCGTGTGTGCCGTCAAGTCCCCGTCCTGGTACAAGCTGCTGTTCAACTACCGGCACCAGCGGCTGAGAGATGAGGAGGATGCTGACGTGTACACTACGGGACGCTACTCTACTTTCAGCTTGGACACGGAGCAAACGGAGACCAGCGCCCATGAGCTGGACCACGGGCTAGACGAGTTGGATAACGAGGAGGATGGATACATAGAGGACCGCTATATAGAGACTGAGGTCTATGAAGACAACACAGAACCATAA
- the LOC139544435 gene encoding leucine-rich repeat-containing protein 19-like isoform X1, translating to MAASELLLLWLVSTLLTTGGAGTEDQLVTTGGAGTEDQLVTTGGAGTEDQLVTTGGAGAEDQLVTTGGAGTEDQLAVNCSNKTLQFIPSNYSQTITKLILSNNLIELSSADEAALRNYSNLIELHLDGNRLTDLPGKLFEAMSKLEVLNLSHNNISRVEPKALAGLVNLRQLDLSYNRLQSLPLHLLDDLKKLSILRLGGNTLRDLDISVERNPLKVLDLKENPWNCSCVFLNRIKSITDSKDQIRVSDATCASPEDLSGKGIMDNGTSCFSGSSSTTTLPPPTTQSTTKPTSAQITTHSVLLAVTTNASLVLTGVDRGSGVPVVGNTWKFLLGVVAIALTTSMLLVCAVKSPSWYKLLFNYRHQRLRDEEDADVYTTGRYSTFSLDTEQTETSAHELDHGLDELDNEEDGYIEDRYIETEVYEDNTEP from the exons ATGGCTGCAAGTGAACTACTGCTACTGTGGCTGGTGAGCACACTGCTGACTACTGGAGGAGCTGGGACTGAGGACCAACTGGTGACTACTGGAGGAGCTGGGACTGAGGACCAACTGGTGACTACTGGAGGAGCTGGGACTGAGGACCAACTGGTGACTACTGGAGGAGCTGGGGCTGAGGACCAACTGGTGACTACTGGAGGAGCTGGGACTGAGGACCAACTG GCTGTGAACTGTAGCAACAAGACACTGCAATTCATACCCTCAAATTACAGTCAAACCATCACCAAACTAATTCTGAGCAATAACCTCATAGAGCTGTCCAGCGCTGATGAAGCTGCTCTGAGGAACTACTCCAATCTGATTGAGCTCCATCTAGATGGTAACAGGTTGACTGACCTGCCAGGGAAGCTGTTTGAGGCCATGTCAAAGCTGGAGGTCCTCAACCTGTCCCACAATAACATCAGTAGAGTGGAGCCGAAGGCGTTGGCTGGCCTGGTTAACCTGAGGCAGCTGGACCTGTCCTACAATCGTCTACAGTCACTACCTCTACATCTACTGGATGATTTAAAGAAGCTGTCTATCCTCAGGCTCGGGGGGAACACACTGCGGGACTTAGACATCTCTGTGGAGAGGAATCCTTTAAAGGTGCTAGATCTGAAGGAGAATCCCTGGAACTGCTCTTGTGTATTTCTCAACCGGATTAAATCGATTACCGACTCAAAGGACCAGATAA GAGTCTCAGATGCCACCTGCGCCAGCCCTGAGGACCTGTCCGGTAAAGGGATAATGGACAACGGTACCAGCTGCTTTTCAGggtcatcatcaacaacaacacttCCCCCACCTACAACTCAGTCAAccactaagccaacctcagcccAGATCACTACACACTCAGTGTTACTTGCAGTTACTACAAATGCAAGCCTCGTCTTAACAG gcgtGGACCGTGGCAGTGGGGTGCCAGTGGTGGGGAACACCTGGAAGTTTCTCCTGGGTGTGGTAGCCATCGCCCTGACCACCTCTATGCTCCTCGTGTGTGCCGTCAAGTCCCCGTCCTGGTACAAGCTGCTGTTCAACTACCGGCACCAGCGGCTGAGAGATGAGGAGGATGCTGACGTGTACACTACGGGACGCTACTCTACTTTCAGCTTGGACACGGAGCAAACGGAGACCAGCGCCCATGAGCTGGACCACGGGCTAGACGAGTTGGATAACGAGGAGGATGGATACATAGAGGACCGCTATATAGAGACTGAGGTCTATGAAGACAACACAGAACCATAA